One window from the genome of Methanococcoides sp. AM1 encodes:
- a CDS encoding MFS transporter codes for MDHERFLLYSSAFVIMGLSNAVIPILPELAATGQTTAVTSTSLLYSSFFLGALFTMLPFGILSDRFCSMKFVVLGLILSFISGIAIAVTNDFMILVLARFIEGASCGAFFPAAFSRLALFTKKMRYIGEFNFLINGGLAAGVAITGYLADISIKYGIYLFVTLTAFTLVFAFYHMTCLAGKQDNGNVSGTSTMSARTYISFVTSKSSLSIWIISFLLAGSSGVLVSLYPEYGSSFLTKTELGVAISLLYLSTMISSITIARFNFSYDDLIKKGILITTFGIIATIYYPMAGFTVIGLGSGIMLLGLPLAITTMKIDHGMAMGIYNTCIYAGLALMPLIAGVFTGAFDIGTIFAATALLFGATVLLNHFSMRSSS; via the coding sequence ATGGATCATGAAAGGTTCTTACTCTATTCTTCCGCTTTTGTAATAATGGGTCTTTCCAATGCAGTCATACCCATACTTCCTGAGCTTGCTGCTACCGGGCAGACGACAGCTGTTACCTCAACAAGCCTCTTATACTCATCTTTTTTCCTGGGTGCACTTTTCACTATGCTCCCATTCGGAATTCTTAGTGACAGATTCTGCAGCATGAAATTTGTAGTACTCGGATTGATACTTTCATTCATATCAGGAATCGCTATAGCCGTCACAAATGATTTCATGATCCTCGTGCTGGCACGCTTTATTGAGGGTGCGTCATGTGGTGCGTTCTTCCCCGCTGCATTTTCAAGGTTAGCACTGTTCACAAAAAAGATGCGATACATTGGCGAATTTAATTTTCTGATCAATGGAGGACTTGCTGCAGGTGTCGCTATTACCGGTTATCTTGCGGATATCAGCATTAAATATGGAATATACCTTTTTGTTACGCTAACTGCCTTTACCCTGGTTTTCGCATTCTATCATATGACCTGCCTTGCCGGAAAACAGGACAACGGAAATGTGTCAGGAACAAGCACAATGTCGGCTAGAACTTATATCTCATTTGTTACAAGCAAGAGCTCACTCAGTATATGGATAATTTCATTCCTGCTTGCAGGATCAAGTGGTGTGCTCGTATCTCTTTATCCTGAGTATGGCAGCTCCTTTCTGACAAAGACCGAGCTGGGGGTCGCCATCTCATTATTATACCTGTCAACCATGATCTCATCGATCACAATAGCACGTTTTAATTTTAGCTACGATGATCTCATAAAAAAAGGCATCCTTATCACAACGTTCGGGATAATTGCAACCATATATTACCCAATGGCAGGATTTACTGTTATAGGTCTTGGATCAGGGATCATGTTACTTGGACTTCCACTGGCGATCACAACCATGAAGATCGATCATGGAATGGCAATGGGTATTTACAATACCTGCATTTATGCAGGACTGGCATTGATGCCACTTATAGCAGGAGTATTTACAGGAGCATTTGATATTGGGACGATATTTGCAGCGACTGCATTGCTATTCGGTGCAACTGTGCTCCTGAATCATTTTTCGATGCGATCTTCATCATGA
- a CDS encoding ACT domain-containing protein → MSSTRFIITVIGIDKIGIVANITKVMADFNVNIVDISQTLMEDLFTMIMLAGVKYENFDLTSFQKAMSEEGEKLGVEVRVQHEDAFRFMHRI, encoded by the coding sequence ATGAGCTCAACCCGCTTCATAATCACTGTAATCGGTATCGACAAGATAGGTATTGTTGCTAATATCACAAAGGTGATGGCAGATTTCAATGTAAACATTGTTGACATTAGCCAGACCCTTATGGAAGACCTGTTCACCATGATAATGCTGGCAGGTGTAAAATATGAGAACTTCGATCTGACATCATTCCAGAAAGCAATGTCTGAAGAAGGGGAAAAGCTTGGGGTGGAAGTGCGTGTCCAGCATGAGGATGCATTCCGCTTCATGCACAGGATCTAA
- a CDS encoding cation diffusion facilitator family transporter — protein MWAIATLKGISFVVFIFYLAMAILKIAMGMYADLSAIGSIGYYSLFVCIIGSARIFGPQVVSHFAESDHPYGYKKYGSLITFFVALMFVLFGLEILKTLITTASSDGYSGYYPFVFGTVLFTIILDILILKIKKEDISPAKNDMFNTSLIETDLLLSIIVAGILISGTIYPLAELLVVFLIVAFLFKECASIIVESSNTLCDACMLDENAVCRIVNSIDGVEDCYRVRAHGVSQSLFVDLHVKVMSDMHIRDSQRLVARIENDLKRSFRGVSDVFVYIEPYN, from the coding sequence ATGTGGGCAATAGCTACATTAAAAGGAATATCATTTGTAGTTTTTATATTTTACCTGGCAATGGCAATACTAAAGATAGCTATGGGAATGTATGCCGACCTCTCTGCAATTGGATCAATAGGATATTATTCACTTTTCGTCTGTATAATAGGATCTGCAAGAATATTCGGTCCACAAGTAGTTTCACATTTTGCTGAGTCTGATCATCCATATGGCTATAAAAAATATGGTTCATTGATCACTTTTTTTGTTGCTTTAATGTTCGTTCTGTTTGGTCTTGAAATTCTTAAAACATTAATTACGACCGCGTCTTCAGATGGTTATTCCGGATATTACCCGTTTGTATTTGGAACAGTACTTTTTACAATTATACTGGATATTTTGATACTGAAGATCAAAAAAGAAGATATATCTCCGGCAAAAAATGATATGTTCAACACATCTCTTATAGAAACAGACCTTCTGCTATCGATCATTGTTGCCGGTATACTAATATCAGGGACGATCTATCCACTGGCAGAACTCCTGGTCGTATTTCTGATCGTGGCATTTCTCTTCAAAGAGTGTGCATCCATCATTGTAGAATCAAGTAATACATTATGTGATGCATGCATGCTCGATGAAAATGCTGTATGCAGGATCGTGAATTCAATCGATGGCGTGGAAGATTGCTACAGGGTGCGTGCACATGGTGTTTCGCAGAGCCTTTTTGTTGATCTGCATGTGAAGGTTATGTCTGATATGCATATCAGGGATTCACAAAGATTGGTGGCACGCATTGAAAACGATCTTAAGAGGAGTTTTAGAGGGGTATCAGACGTATTTGTCTATATCGAGCCCTATAACTAA
- a CDS encoding hydantoinase/oxoprolinase N-terminal domain-containing protein, translated as MQYSLGIDAGGTYTDAILVRDSDRSVVTSNKALTTYPDLIEGIKNAIDGIDQEYLKKVKLVSLSTTLATNTVLEDTGYPVGLILAGDHNIEKDFPTNNIIFVSGGHDHMGEEMAPLDIDAVTNFVQRVQDNVSAFAVSSHFSIRNPEHELRVKELIKKLTGKPVVCGHELSQDIGAYERSVTAYLNAQLLPVGKHFINAIITEMKRRQMDARLIMLKCDGSVVGIRDALEKPIETIFSGPAASLIGASYLSGIGTCAVIDVGGTSTDVSMICENVPDLSEAGAVVGGWQTKVKAIHMETSAMGGDSHIWTKDKNVYIGPRRVEPLCLAAVKYKGFLEKLKRIVVPSRRLFDENIQPTKFFVRNGHEIVDLTENEEMVLSVIGDDPVSFDEMSGSLKKPPSSFVLSSLIKKRLVQAIGFTPTDVLHVLGEYNEWNSEASKLGADVIAKLNNTGKYELSAFLKKRFARNMALELMSYILPGVERSGIEKIVDGKFKAKFDVEVPVVLLGGPVIAYKDEIRSFINADILVPDHAEVGNAAGALFGKGIKRFEIMIKPVSLNNPERDFFVFSPDGRLKFDTYVQALSFANDRGRSLTFSYMSECGIRESNVNVTVTEKHVSPEGWHHPPMESKLTFVGVGII; from the coding sequence ATGCAATATAGTTTGGGTATTGATGCAGGCGGAACATATACGGATGCGATCCTTGTGAGGGATTCTGACAGGTCAGTTGTAACTTCCAACAAGGCACTGACAACATATCCGGATCTTATCGAAGGAATAAAGAATGCAATTGATGGTATCGATCAGGAATACCTGAAAAAAGTAAAACTTGTATCGCTTTCCACAACACTTGCAACAAATACCGTTCTTGAAGATACCGGTTATCCTGTCGGCCTTATTCTTGCAGGTGACCACAATATCGAAAAGGATTTCCCGACAAATAACATCATTTTTGTGTCAGGCGGTCATGATCATATGGGGGAAGAGATGGCACCTCTGGATATCGATGCAGTGACAAACTTCGTCCAGAGGGTCCAGGACAATGTGTCAGCTTTTGCTGTATCTTCACATTTCAGCATACGTAATCCCGAGCATGAGCTCCGGGTAAAGGAACTGATCAAAAAACTGACAGGTAAACCAGTGGTATGTGGTCATGAACTTTCGCAGGATATTGGTGCCTATGAAAGGTCGGTTACAGCTTATCTGAACGCACAGTTGCTTCCTGTTGGAAAACATTTCATAAACGCCATAATCACAGAGATGAAAAGAAGACAGATGGATGCAAGGCTTATCATGCTCAAATGTGATGGTTCCGTGGTTGGCATCCGGGATGCACTGGAAAAACCCATTGAAACAATATTCTCAGGTCCGGCTGCAAGTCTGATAGGTGCGTCCTATCTATCCGGTATTGGCACCTGTGCTGTCATAGATGTTGGTGGAACAAGTACTGATGTTTCAATGATTTGCGAAAATGTTCCGGATCTTAGTGAAGCAGGTGCAGTTGTTGGTGGCTGGCAGACAAAGGTCAAGGCAATCCATATGGAAACATCTGCAATGGGCGGTGACAGCCATATCTGGACTAAGGACAAGAACGTTTACATAGGTCCCAGAAGAGTAGAACCGTTATGTCTTGCTGCGGTTAAGTATAAGGGCTTTCTCGAAAAACTAAAGAGAATAGTGGTTCCTTCACGCCGGCTTTTTGACGAAAATATCCAGCCGACCAAATTCTTTGTGAGGAACGGCCATGAGATCGTTGATCTGACAGAGAACGAGGAGATGGTCCTGTCGGTGATCGGTGATGATCCCGTTTCATTTGATGAAATGTCCGGCAGCTTGAAAAAACCACCATCGTCCTTTGTATTGAGTTCTCTTATAAAGAAAAGACTTGTTCAGGCGATCGGTTTTACACCAACCGATGTGCTGCATGTATTGGGCGAGTATAATGAGTGGAACTCAGAGGCATCGAAACTGGGTGCAGATGTCATTGCAAAGTTGAACAATACCGGCAAATATGAACTTTCAGCTTTCCTTAAAAAAAGATTTGCTCGGAATATGGCACTTGAGCTGATGTCTTACATCTTGCCGGGGGTTGAACGCTCAGGTATTGAAAAAATCGTTGATGGGAAGTTCAAGGCAAAGTTCGACGTAGAAGTTCCGGTGGTACTGCTTGGAGGTCCTGTAATTGCCTATAAAGACGAGATCAGGTCCTTTATTAATGCTGACATACTCGTTCCCGACCATGCTGAAGTTGGTAATGCAGCTGGGGCACTTTTCGGGAAAGGTATCAAAAGGTTCGAGATCATGATAAAACCGGTATCATTGAACAACCCTGAAAGGGATTTTTTTGTATTCTCTCCCGATGGAAGACTGAAGTTCGACACATATGTGCAGGCATTATCTTTTGCTAATGACCGTGGCAGGTCGCTTACCTTCAGCTATATGAGTGAATGTGGCATCAGGGAAAGCAACGTCAATGTGACGGTAACAGAAAAGCATGTTTCACCGGAAGGATGGCATCATCCTCCGATGGAATCAAAACTGACCTTTGTTGGTGTCGGGATAATTTAA
- a CDS encoding PAS domain S-box protein has translation MSQDSEKNYRLIFENSPLGIFHFDQNGMITHCNDKFLEIISASRKDVIGFNMVTSIRNERMKDAIKAVLSRKPGHFEGKYCTVISGELIFVKADYNPNISEEGTLLGGIGIFEDISERKMAEEALKGSEKKYRMIFENSPMGIFHFDQNGMITHCNEKFLEIIAVSRKDIIGFNMATSIQDEKMKNAVKTVLSGKPGHYENMYHSVISGKITPIKAEYSPNISEDGDLLGGIGIFEDITRRKEAEDAWKLDEYRLETLLQLNQMTDRSIQEIVDFAREEAVRLTQSKVGYIAFVNEDEAVLTMHSWSKTAMQECKIRDRPIVYTLKSTGLWGEALRQRKPIITNDYNAPSPLKKGFPKDHVKLTRHMNIPVFDGEKIVALAGVGNKDEEYNESDVRQLTLLMEGMWRIIQRNQSKEALQKYANELSKVNKELEKANEDLKSLDVMKNEFLSNISHELKTPLVSIKGYGELVFDGTLGSLNEQQKKAVNTVLRNSERLRRLIESLLFISGLESRAIQYNIEKVWIAEIIDNVVNDVNLQIKEKYLKIEKCVPDNLALIDGDKTRLSDMLTNLIDNAIKFTPSGGMIVLKAYEEEKYLHIEVEDTGIGIPQELIPNLFQRFYQIDASIKRKYGGTGVGLYICKSIVEAHKGDIWIESEEGKGTTVHIRLRR, from the coding sequence ATGTCTCAGGATTCGGAAAAGAACTACCGTCTTATCTTTGAGAATTCACCTCTGGGAATTTTTCATTTTGACCAAAATGGGATGATAACTCATTGCAATGACAAATTCCTTGAAATTATATCTGCTTCAAGAAAAGATGTTATTGGCTTTAATATGGTGACTTCTATTCGAAATGAAAGGATGAAGGATGCCATCAAAGCGGTTCTTTCAAGAAAACCGGGTCATTTTGAAGGAAAATATTGCACTGTGATCAGTGGCGAACTTATTTTTGTAAAAGCTGATTACAACCCAAACATATCAGAAGAAGGCACTCTTCTGGGTGGTATCGGTATCTTTGAAGATATCAGTGAACGTAAGATGGCAGAAGAAGCGCTAAAGGGATCCGAAAAGAAGTACCGAATGATCTTTGAGAATTCACCAATGGGAATATTCCACTTTGATCAAAATGGGATGATCACACATTGTAATGAAAAGTTCCTTGAGATCATTGCTGTATCCAGAAAAGATATTATTGGCTTTAATATGGCAACTTCGATCCAGGATGAAAAAATGAAGAATGCTGTTAAAACAGTACTCTCTGGAAAGCCGGGTCATTATGAAAACATGTATCATTCTGTAATCAGTGGCAAAATAACGCCAATTAAAGCTGAATACAGCCCTAACATATCAGAAGATGGTGATCTTCTGGGTGGCATCGGCATCTTTGAAGATATCACAAGACGCAAAGAGGCTGAAGATGCCTGGAAGCTTGATGAGTATCGTCTCGAAACACTTTTGCAACTTAATCAGATGACCGATAGGTCAATTCAGGAGATCGTAGACTTTGCCCGTGAAGAAGCTGTCAGGCTTACTCAAAGCAAAGTTGGTTATATCGCATTCGTAAATGAAGATGAGGCCGTTCTCACAATGCATTCATGGTCCAAAACTGCTATGCAGGAATGCAAAATAAGGGATAGGCCTATAGTTTATACCCTGAAAAGCACCGGACTTTGGGGAGAAGCGCTGAGGCAGCGAAAACCCATTATTACAAATGATTACAATGCTCCAAGCCCCTTAAAGAAAGGATTTCCAAAAGACCATGTGAAACTAACACGCCACATGAACATCCCCGTGTTTGATGGTGAAAAGATAGTTGCATTAGCAGGCGTAGGGAACAAAGATGAAGAATATAATGAATCCGACGTTCGCCAACTGACGTTACTTATGGAAGGTATGTGGAGAATTATCCAGAGAAACCAATCCAAAGAGGCACTTCAAAAATATGCAAATGAACTTTCAAAGGTGAATAAAGAACTGGAAAAGGCAAACGAGGATCTCAAATCCCTTGATGTGATGAAGAATGAGTTCTTATCCAACATAAGCCACGAACTTAAAACACCGCTTGTTTCCATCAAGGGTTATGGAGAACTCGTTTTTGATGGAACCCTGGGATCACTCAATGAACAGCAAAAAAAGGCAGTCAATACAGTTTTGAGAAATTCTGAACGGCTCAGACGCCTGATAGAATCGTTATTGTTCATCAGCGGACTGGAATCCAGGGCTATCCAATATAATATCGAGAAGGTCTGGATTGCAGAGATCATAGATAATGTAGTAAATGACGTAAATTTGCAAATTAAAGAGAAATATTTGAAAATTGAAAAATGTGTACCTGATAATTTAGCTTTGATAGATGGAGATAAAACCAGACTTTCCGATATGTTGACCAACCTTATTGATAATGCAATAAAGTTTACCCCTTCAGGAGGCATGATTGTCCTGAAGGCATATGAAGAGGAAAAGTACCTGCATATCGAGGTAGAAGATACCGGAATTGGAATACCTCAAGAACTAATACCAAACCTATTCCAGAGATTTTACCAGATCGATGCCTCGATCAAACGCAAATATGGCGGAACAGGTGTGGGGCTTTATATTTGCAAGAGCATCGTTGAAGCCCATAAAGGAGATATATGGATCGAAAGTGAAGAAGGGAAAGGTACCACAGTTCACATCAGATTACGCCGGTAA
- a CDS encoding shikimate kinase, translated as MNITLIGMSGVGKTTIGKLLSKKLGYGFVDIDSLIKKKIGMSLQSFIDKSGDNAFLELEEQVVLDLEPSGNCIIATGGSMIYSEVAMEHLRTLSTIVYLDAPFGRIARRIDPSKRGVVGLKEKSLKELYHERKVLYEKYLDIHIKIEKGERKSAIADRIIAICSERNGS; from the coding sequence ATGAACATCACGCTTATTGGAATGTCAGGTGTGGGCAAGACCACAATTGGGAAGTTACTTTCAAAGAAACTGGGTTATGGTTTTGTTGATATCGACTCCCTCATTAAGAAAAAGATAGGTATGAGCCTGCAATCATTCATTGACAAATCCGGAGATAATGCCTTTCTTGAACTGGAGGAACAGGTTGTTCTTGATCTTGAACCCTCGGGAAATTGTATCATTGCAACAGGAGGCAGTATGATCTATTCTGAAGTTGCTATGGAGCACCTGAGGACACTCTCAACTATTGTTTATCTGGATGCCCCGTTTGGACGGATAGCTCGCAGGATCGATCCTTCTAAAAGAGGAGTTGTGGGTTTGAAGGAAAAAAGCCTGAAAGAGCTATATCATGAGCGTAAGGTGCTATATGAAAAATACCTGGATATTCACATTAAAATAGAGAAAGGCGAAAGGAAAAGTGCCATTGCGGACAGAATTATTGCTATCTGCTCCGAGAGAAATGGCAGCTGA
- a CDS encoding GTP-binding protein: MLTLVVGGFLGSGKTTTIINTGKYLVDKGLKVAIIVNEIGEIGIDGDIINKFGFDTKEITNGCICCSLKMGLRSTVITLFNSYNPDVLIIEPTGIAFPNVIKREVELMDLGEGAEIAPLVTLIDGSRFKHLLKEMKHFSTRQIEDAEILAINKIDLMDNIQIPIIEESVQQLNKKAKVIRISAKNSDEKFYSFMDMILPESILNGSPDAKVQEMKPKEMGRTSLPPENSISLVSKKDMGLIRDEQEIENSIDASGVATYAVEYKIRDRMDLDRAKMIARDIMASIKAEVMEHSPEFIGHIKMFLDSDADTVKMNVTAYFEDPQLELIETGKNETPKLKILSAISNMDKEELVKIVDNFATDVFTRYGVEIEKIDPHHEHGHSHQH; the protein is encoded by the coding sequence ATGCTAACACTTGTAGTTGGCGGTTTTCTTGGAAGCGGAAAGACCACCACAATAATCAATACTGGTAAGTATCTCGTGGATAAGGGACTCAAAGTTGCTATTATCGTCAACGAGATCGGTGAGATCGGGATCGATGGTGACATCATCAACAAGTTCGGTTTTGATACAAAAGAGATCACGAACGGTTGTATCTGTTGTTCACTCAAGATGGGCCTACGCTCGACTGTGATAACACTTTTTAATTCTTACAATCCGGATGTCCTTATAATCGAACCTACCGGAATTGCATTTCCAAATGTGATCAAAAGAGAGGTAGAACTGATGGACCTGGGAGAAGGTGCAGAAATAGCACCTCTTGTAACCCTTATAGATGGCAGCAGGTTCAAACACCTGCTAAAAGAGATGAAACATTTCTCCACCCGCCAGATAGAGGATGCAGAGATCCTTGCCATTAATAAGATCGACCTTATGGACAACATCCAGATACCTATTATAGAAGAATCTGTACAGCAGCTCAACAAAAAAGCAAAAGTGATACGTATCTCTGCAAAGAATAGCGATGAAAAATTCTATAGTTTCATGGACATGATACTTCCTGAGTCAATACTTAATGGATCTCCGGATGCAAAAGTTCAGGAAATGAAACCGAAAGAGATGGGTAGGACATCCCTTCCTCCTGAAAATAGCATATCCCTTGTCAGCAAAAAAGATATGGGACTTATCAGGGACGAGCAGGAAATTGAAAACTCTATAGACGCATCAGGGGTTGCAACCTACGCTGTAGAATATAAGATCCGGGACAGAATGGATCTTGATAGAGCAAAGATGATAGCCAGGGATATCATGGCAAGCATAAAAGCAGAAGTAATGGAGCATAGTCCTGAGTTCATTGGTCATATCAAAATGTTCCTTGATTCTGATGCGGATACAGTGAAAATGAACGTCACAGCATACTTCGAAGATCCGCAATTAGAGCTGATCGAAACAGGAAAGAATGAAACTCCTAAATTAAAGATACTTTCAGCAATATCGAATATGGATAAAGAAGAGCTTGTGAAGATCGTAGATAACTTTGCAACAGACGTGTTCACTCGTTATGGGGTTGAGATAGAAAAAATTGATCCGCATCATGAACACGGACATTCACATCAGCATTAA
- a CDS encoding calcium/sodium antiporter gives MSTLLLFLLGLILITKGADWFIESAVSISTKSGLPKILIGATIVSFATTAPEFTVSAIAAYIGHTDLTIGNAVGSAICNIGLALGLVITIKAIPLEDEGFLHKGAIMLFSGLTLIALTLDGNLTSIDGLILLAIFVGFLYYNYRLQSAIFDGPENKREKLSLKEMRSDIFYFIIGSACVVIGSRVLVDTGTEIAYWLGIPEMIIGLTLVALGTSLPELITAISATLKGHQDLSIGNILGANTMDIAMILGFSSQIRTLPILDQSISYDFPVMILIMLMLVIFGITRKRLDRWEGGVILITYFAYIAGLFIFYN, from the coding sequence ATGTCGACTTTATTGCTTTTCCTGTTAGGCCTTATTCTGATCACTAAAGGAGCGGATTGGTTCATCGAATCCGCAGTATCCATTTCCACAAAAAGTGGTCTCCCAAAGATCCTTATAGGGGCTACAATTGTAAGTTTTGCCACAACTGCTCCCGAGTTCACCGTTTCTGCAATAGCTGCATATATTGGTCACACCGATCTCACCATAGGGAATGCAGTGGGCTCAGCTATCTGTAACATCGGCCTGGCACTGGGATTGGTCATAACGATCAAAGCAATACCCCTGGAAGATGAAGGTTTCCTCCATAAAGGCGCCATCATGCTTTTTTCAGGACTCACGCTTATAGCTTTAACACTGGATGGCAATCTAACATCAATTGATGGTCTGATACTGCTTGCTATTTTCGTAGGTTTCCTTTACTACAACTACCGACTTCAGTCTGCAATATTCGACGGACCGGAAAATAAGAGGGAAAAGTTGTCCCTGAAAGAAATGAGATCAGACATTTTCTATTTCATAATTGGCTCAGCATGTGTGGTTATTGGCAGTCGTGTACTTGTAGACACAGGAACTGAGATCGCATACTGGCTGGGGATCCCTGAAATGATCATAGGACTGACACTTGTAGCCCTTGGGACATCGTTACCAGAGCTCATAACTGCTATTTCCGCAACATTGAAAGGACATCAGGACCTCTCCATAGGCAACATCCTTGGTGCAAACACAATGGACATTGCAATGATACTGGGATTCTCATCACAGATCCGCACACTTCCTATCCTCGATCAATCTATCAGCTATGACTTCCCGGTCATGATCCTCATTATGCTGATGCTGGTCATCTTTGGAATAACAAGAAAACGGCTTGACAGGTGGGAAGGTGGAGTGATCCTTATCACATATTTTGCCTACATTGCAGGTCTTTTCATATTCTATAATTGA
- a CDS encoding universal stress protein: MGDIAYRNILVPIDETQMSKRGVDHALHVAEKEGGNLIIVYLEKKKELESIFPKELSEKMLAVVKENIEANMEYALSEAAKAGISAERIVLSSEDIGGDLIRIAEERSVDLTVMGSESLRKDPLGSLTRWIIAADVGPVLVITSED; the protein is encoded by the coding sequence ATGGGGGATATAGCATACAGGAACATCCTTGTTCCAATAGACGAGACACAAATGTCAAAAAGAGGTGTCGACCACGCCCTTCATGTTGCAGAAAAAGAAGGCGGCAATCTCATAATCGTCTATCTGGAAAAAAAGAAGGAACTTGAATCCATCTTTCCAAAAGAGCTTTCTGAGAAAATGCTGGCAGTTGTTAAAGAGAACATCGAAGCTAACATGGAATATGCACTAAGCGAAGCTGCAAAAGCAGGTATCTCAGCCGAAAGGATCGTTCTCAGCAGCGAAGATATAGGTGGTGACCTGATAAGGATCGCAGAAGAAAGATCAGTAGACCTTACGGTCATGGGATCCGAGTCCCTGAGGAAAGATCCGCTTGGCAGTCTCACACGCTGGATAATTGCAGCGGATGTAGGGCCAGTACTTGTTATCACCAGCGAGGACTGA
- a CDS encoding PFL family protein, producing MLVHPEEILETIHMIKAENLDIRTVTMGINLRGCCHNDIEVFNERIYEKITGYAKELVRTTEDIQNLYGIPIINKRIAVTPIAIVAESCDSDDYVSIAKTLDRAAEDVGIDFIGGFSALVHKGATPGDIKLINSLPQALATTKKVCASINVATTKAGINMDAVAMMGDIIKKTAEATKDDDGIGCAKLVVFANAPEDNPFMAGAFHGIGEPDCVINVGVSGPGVVNSTIRELKDPNLGEISEAIKKTAFKITRMGEMVGREVSRRLNVEFGVVDLSLAPTPEIGDSVAAILEAMGLQNCGTHGTTAALALLNDAVKKGGSMASSYVGGLSGAFIPVSEDAGMIHAVEIGALSLEKLEAMTSVCSVGLDMIAIPGDTSASTISAIIADEMAIGMINKKTTAVRLIPAPGKKVGDSVEYGGLLGRAPVMAVSKFSSEEFIGRGGRIPAPIQALTN from the coding sequence ATGCTTGTACATCCTGAAGAGATACTGGAAACCATCCATATGATCAAAGCGGAGAACCTCGATATCCGCACAGTTACAATGGGTATCAACCTTCGTGGTTGCTGTCACAATGATATTGAAGTTTTTAATGAAAGGATCTATGAGAAGATCACCGGTTATGCAAAGGAACTTGTAAGGACCACAGAAGATATACAGAATCTCTATGGCATCCCGATCATAAACAAACGCATAGCTGTAACTCCAATAGCCATCGTTGCCGAAAGCTGTGATTCAGATGATTATGTTTCCATTGCAAAGACACTTGACCGTGCAGCAGAAGATGTGGGAATCGATTTTATTGGCGGTTTCAGTGCCCTCGTGCATAAAGGAGCAACACCTGGAGACATAAAACTTATCAATTCCCTTCCGCAGGCACTTGCAACTACAAAGAAGGTCTGTGCATCCATAAACGTAGCTACCACAAAAGCAGGTATCAATATGGATGCTGTGGCAATGATGGGGGATATCATCAAAAAGACCGCGGAAGCAACAAAAGATGATGATGGGATCGGCTGTGCAAAACTTGTTGTCTTTGCCAATGCACCGGAAGACAATCCGTTCATGGCTGGTGCATTCCACGGTATAGGCGAACCTGATTGTGTTATAAATGTAGGTGTAAGCGGTCCGGGAGTCGTGAACTCTACCATCAGGGAACTTAAGGACCCTAACCTTGGTGAGATCTCTGAAGCGATCAAGAAAACAGCTTTTAAGATTACAAGGATGGGTGAGATGGTCGGAAGGGAAGTTTCCCGTCGTCTCAATGTTGAGTTCGGTGTTGTTGACCTGTCCCTGGCCCCAACACCTGAGATCGGTGACAGTGTAGCTGCTATTCTTGAAGCAATGGGACTTCAGAACTGCGGGACCCATGGGACCACAGCAGCCCTTGCACTTCTTAATGACGCCGTGAAGAAAGGTGGATCAATGGCATCCTCGTATGTCGGAGGCTTAAGCGGTGCATTTATTCCGGTAAGTGAAGATGCTGGTATGATACATGCAGTTGAGATCGGTGCGTTGAGTCTTGAAAAGCTCGAAGCTATGACAAGTGTCTGCTCTGTGGGGTTGGATATGATAGCTATTCCGGGTGATACAAGTGCCTCCACGATCTCTGCTATCATTGCAGATGAGATGGCCATTGGCATGATCAACAAGAAGACAACTGCTGTGCGCCTGATACCTGCCCCGGGAAAAAAAGTTGGTGACAGCGTGGAGTATGGTGGACTTCTGGGACGTGCACCTGTCATGGCCGTATCTAAATTCAGCTCAGAGGAATTTATAGGGCGCGGTGGAAGGATACCAGCACCTATACAGGCACTTACGAACTAA